gcaattttttgtttcgggagccataactcgaagagttttcttggcagccagtgtacactattgtgacattcaaaactcatacgcacttgCAGAATTACTTTTTTGTTTCCATGGCGTTTAATGAATATTtcctcactgacataagacttttacattcagcgctcaattcagcaaaacaatgtgcacaataatttacagaatcgcatgaagtttaaagtgtaaattatgtgtgcaaatgagttttcaatgagtgtccatttttcagtttttcacagttatgGAATTGATCCCCTGTTGTAGATTTTTTATCTCTTAACGAAAGCTAAAAATGCTCAACCATTCGTACAGGGCCGTACGAGAGCATTGATTGCTATCTGATACAAAATCTGATAGTACCGAAGAGGAGGAGATTGATAAGAGACAGTGTTTGTACTTTTTACGAAATGCATAGGTAATGTACCAACTTAGCGAATTTTAGAAAATTACTTTCTTTATTATAAGAATACATTAATACAATCCTTCAAAACAAACCCAAATAACCAATGAAAATGTAAAGAAGCAATTTTAAGTCACTATTAACTATCTgtgttttaaagtgtacacaagaagttgtgtaaactttgaaattctgattctgtaaagcaaaactgtgaacaaaaaaactcactgaaaaAAACTTTGTGAGTTATCTTTACAGctagtgtacactattgtgacattcaaaacacCTACGCaccatacgcactgttgcagattaacttttttcttttcatggCGGTTGATCAACATTTTCTCACAGACATATGACTTACATTCAGCGCTcgttcagcaaaacaatgtgcacaatattttacagaatcgcatgaaaatttaaagtgtaaattttgtgtgcaaatgagtttttaataagtgtacatttttaagttttttatagtTACGGAATTGACCCCCAGTATGTGCCGAATGAACACCATCACAAATCACAAACACAAGATTGGGCAttacgcatgtaaacaaaagatcagctgttttttatgggcaatttttacgtcattttcctttagctcttgtttttttctttctttcattcgctcaagcagtcaagtgtgacgtagttgcgcagaacgaagcaattttcaACTCGTGAATGCGTAATCTTTTAATTGATTTGTGATGGTGGAACACCAAGTTATGCTTGATTTATCGATAATCTTGAAAAATCGATAAAAACTGTATCAGCTGCTCAGCTGCAACAGTGACAAATTGGATTTGGTTTGTTGGGAATTTTGTATTTCTGGCTGTTGTCATTCCAGTTTTCGCATTAATTTATtgtattaaattatttaaatttacatatGTGAACaccatttacaaaattttttggtCAGGTTGTATTGCATACACACCCGAGTTCAGTAAATTCGTAACTTGTTCATATTACCTGAATACCAACAAATACGGCATGTGGTGCAGTGAGAAAAAAATCTGAAGTACCCTGAAGTTACTGACGTGTCGCTGCGTTCTATCTTTTAACTTACAAACGTAAATATAAGAGGTTATATGATGTTAACCAATTTTAATTATGTCAACTCTTTTTATTTAGTAATATGACAGTGCGTCGGCGGCAAGACTCTAACGGAGTAGCAATAGATATGACGGACAGAAAACGTTTACTTATTGAAACGCCACCATCAGAATGCACTACGTCAAATGATGCAAATGGAGAACAAAATTTACGACCGGACATACGCGGCGATCGCGGAAATATCGCCTTATTATTCTTCCTCTATCTAATGCAAGGCATACCTTTGGGACTCATCGCAGCAATACCAATGTTACTGCAAAATCGTGGAGCTAGTTATAAGCAGCAAGCTGAGTTTTCAATTTCGATGTGGCCCTTTAGCATGAAACTGCTGTGGGCACCTATTGTTGACTCCATTTATGTGCGACGCTTCGGTAGACGAAAGTCATGGCTCGTACCATCACAGTACCTTATTGGCCTTTTTATGCTTTTCTTATCGTGGCATGTTGAACAGTGGTTGGGTGGTAATGGTGTTGAACCCAATGTACCCTTGCTGACAACGGTCTTTTTCGTACTCAACTTTTTGGCTGCTACACAAGATATTGCCGTTGATGGTTGGGCACTAACAATGCTAAAACGCTGTAATGTCGCATATGCCTCAACTTGCAATAGCGTGGGACAAACTGCTGGATATTGTCTTGGTTATGTTGTATTTATAGCACTTGAATCATCAGATTTTTGTAATAATTACTTACGTGTAGAGCCACTTGACCAAGGACTGGTAACATTGCCGGAATTTTTGTGGTTTTGGGGTGTATGCTTTTTGCTGAGCACTACTTTGGTTGCCATGCTCAAAAAGGAAAATGATGCACCTGATGCACATACAGCTGCACGTTATACCGAAGAACATGAATTAAATTTACATGAAAGTTACAAAATACTTTTCGACATGGTGCGTATGCGTCCGGTGCAAATTTTAGCGGCAATTTTGTTGACTGTTAAAGTGACTTTTGCTGCAGGCGATGCAGTAActtctttaaaattgattgatgcaGGTGTGCCGAAAGAGAAATTGGCTTTGCTTGTGATACCAATTATACCATTACAGTTGATCTTACCAATAATAGTTAGTCGTTATACGCATGGACCACGTCCCATGGATATCTATGTAAAATCTATACCATATAGAATTATGTTCAGCTCAATAGGCGTCATCATTGTTTATTTTACGCCATATATGACCACAAAAGATCATGTACCAATTTATTATTATGTGCTGCTTGTCGTAAATTATGCATTTTATCAAGTGTTTTTATACAGCATGTTTGTTGCTGTAATGGCATTCTTTGCAAAAATTTCGGACCCAGCTGTAGGTGGTACCTACATGACATTCCTCAATACGCTTTCAAATTTAGGTGGAAATTGGCCAAACACTGTGGTTTTATGGTTGGTTGATGTACTCACATGGAAGGAGTGCGTACACTCCGACACAGCGATGGAAGTGAATAATAGTTGCCTGACAAAGGACCAAACGGCGGTAAGTGTAAAAATAACTCACTTAAAAAGAGATAATAATAATTTGGCTCCCATTTTTGCAGCAATGTGAAGCTGCTGGTGGGGTTTGTCAAATTATCTTCGATGGCTATTATATTGAATCTGTGCTATGTGCTATTTATGGTATTGTATGGTTACTCTGCGTGCGGCGTTGGATAAATTATTTACAAAGTTTGCCGACACGTAGTTGGTTGGTGGTGAAAAAACGGAAAACTAGCGGTGGTTCAAAGAAGGCGAGATAGCAATTAACTGTATGTCATGAGAAGGATGATAACAGCGATTTATGCAATTTGTTGGATCGCAATGAAGTGGAGGCGGAGGAGCTAAATGGGCAACTAAAATATGAGCATCACAATGAAGACATTTTACTGATGTGAGCAAGCATTTGCGTGCGAATGCCTTTTGATTTAGTATTTAAAATAGCATAGTAAATAGTTGTTCATAAGAATATCCATGATATGTGCTGTTATTTGTGAGACAAATGTACTGCAATTGCATTATACGaacttttattttactattgGGCCgttcacaagagtgtcgtattcatgtaaaattttaatatttgagttacatatttcaatattaaatttgattataGCATAGCGCATACAAGCGAATGTGAATTGCCTATATTGACTGCTGAGTTGAATATCACCGTCTcgactgccgtttcgaaaacgccctatctcagaaaaagTTTGAACAACgctctatttcagaatttgtttcaaaaacgccctatttcagatgTTTCAAAAAGCCACTatctgagctcaaattcaataaattttacaTAAGGTGCGGTGTTTATAAAAACAATTCTGATATAGGGCattcttcaatcaaattctgTAGTAGGGCGGTTTCGAATGAAATTGTGAAATGAGGCGTTATCCAAACGTTTTCTTAGGTAGGGCagtcgagatagggtgatattccactcagcagtcgatatgttcTGTTAATAGTCTTAAGTTATTGttcagtaaaaaaaattaattgtggCTTAAAAACACGCTATTAACCAACTAAAGCATATAAGCGgctgaagtattttttttttttttcttaacgaACAACCGCCTCTGTATAGATACCAAAATTTTAAGGAAGTGTTTGTAAGCAAATATAAAAAACACATCGCtataagttaacaaaaaattgtttcaaatgaTAATATTAAAGGATGGCTTTCTTTTATCCTATCGCATATTCGCGTTTAAAATAGGGTACCAAATATTCGTGAAATTTAATGTGTTAATCTACTATTTAATAAACGACAGCTCAACTTGTGTGCTATGCAGGTTTCGATATCGTTTTCGACTGAGACGTCggcttttatttacattttatcgTTTACCGGTTACGACTTTTTTTGAGCTCCAGTTGCGGATCGGATATGATTGTTTCTACTTTCGATGCTGATTGCAGTTCCTTTTTTTGTCAGAGTTTGATTTAGGTTCGGTTCCGGTTTCTGTCCAAGATCTTCATTAGCGATTTCACTTCGGTGTCTGTTTCAGATTTGGATCAGCACTCGGCTGCGGTTTTGATTCAGTTTGGTTCGAGATTGGtctgttttttgttctttttgtcTCGGTTCCAGATTCATATCCAGATTCGACTTCGTCTCCGATTGCCGTCCCGACATCAGTTCCTTTCCTTCCCTTAAATCTTGGCTCCGCTTTGCTTCCGTATTTGCTTATGGTCTGCTCTCTTCCATTCCATTTTCTTTGCTCTCCTTAgacacttttccttttctttcttccGTTACCGTGATTATTACCATAAGCTTCGATATCGTCAAAATTATGCCGCGTTTTTTCCTCCC
The Eurosta solidaginis isolate ZX-2024a chromosome 5, ASM4086904v1, whole genome shotgun sequence DNA segment above includes these coding regions:
- the LOC137253225 gene encoding acetyl-coenzyme A transporter 1 isoform X1; this translates as MSFRSNMTVRRRQDSNGVAIDMTDRKRLLIETPPSECTTSNDANGEQNLRPDIRGDRGNIALLFFLYLMQGIPLGLIAAIPMLLQNRGASYKQQAEFSISMWPFSMKLLWAPIVDSIYVRRFGRRKSWLVPSQYLIGLFMLFLSWHVEQWLGGNGVEPNVPLLTTVFFVLNFLAATQDIAVDGWALTMLKRCNVAYASTCNSVGQTAGYCLGYVVFIALESSDFCNNYLRVEPLDQGLVTLPEFLWFWGVCFLLSTTLVAMLKKENDAPDAHTAARYTEEHELNLHESYKILFDMVRMRPVQILAAILLTVKVTFAAGDAVTSLKLIDAGVPKEKLALLVIPIIPLQLILPIIVSRYTHGPRPMDIYVKSIPYRIMFSSIGVIIVYFTPYMTTKDHVPIYYYVLLVVNYAFYQVFLYSMFVAVMAFFAKISDPAVGGTYMTFLNTLSNLGGNWPNTVVLWLVDVLTWKECVHSDTAMEVNNSCLTKDQTAQCEAAGGVCQIIFDGYYIESVLCAIYGIVWLLCVRRWINYLQSLPTRSWLVVKKRKTSGGSKKAR
- the LOC137253225 gene encoding acetyl-coenzyme A transporter 1 isoform X2: MTVRRRQDSNGVAIDMTDRKRLLIETPPSECTTSNDANGEQNLRPDIRGDRGNIALLFFLYLMQGIPLGLIAAIPMLLQNRGASYKQQAEFSISMWPFSMKLLWAPIVDSIYVRRFGRRKSWLVPSQYLIGLFMLFLSWHVEQWLGGNGVEPNVPLLTTVFFVLNFLAATQDIAVDGWALTMLKRCNVAYASTCNSVGQTAGYCLGYVVFIALESSDFCNNYLRVEPLDQGLVTLPEFLWFWGVCFLLSTTLVAMLKKENDAPDAHTAARYTEEHELNLHESYKILFDMVRMRPVQILAAILLTVKVTFAAGDAVTSLKLIDAGVPKEKLALLVIPIIPLQLILPIIVSRYTHGPRPMDIYVKSIPYRIMFSSIGVIIVYFTPYMTTKDHVPIYYYVLLVVNYAFYQVFLYSMFVAVMAFFAKISDPAVGGTYMTFLNTLSNLGGNWPNTVVLWLVDVLTWKECVHSDTAMEVNNSCLTKDQTAQCEAAGGVCQIIFDGYYIESVLCAIYGIVWLLCVRRWINYLQSLPTRSWLVVKKRKTSGGSKKAR